TCGCAACTTTGGAGCAATTCACCGGCTTACCGTCGAGGAATGCGCCGCCATCTTTGACCGCCCACACCGCCGTATTCATGGCTGGAATGCGAATGAGGCTCGCAATCGGCGTGCCCTTGCGATACAACGCAATCAGGGTTCCGAACAACGGCACGCCATGAATGAAGGCCTTGGTGCCATCAATCGGGTCAATCACCCACTGGTATTCGGCATCGGGATTTTCGATTCCGAATTCTTCGCCAATCACGCCGAAGCCCGGAGTTTCCTTTTCCCAGAACTTGCGGGCAATTTCTTCGGAGCTTTTGTCGGCGACGGTCACAGGCGTATTATCCTTTTTCCATTCCACGCCTACGCTTGCCTGAAAATACTTCATGATATTTTCTTGGGCAAGGTCTGCGGCCTTAAGCGCAATTTTCAAAAGCTCTTGATTTTCAGCAGTCGCTGCCATAACACCTCCGGCGATTAATTCTCCGCCTTCCACTTTTTAACGAGGCTGACCAGGAGTTCGTTTTCTTCGCGCTTGCCGAGAGTCACGCGGATGTGTTCGGGCAGGCCAAAGCTTGTAAGTCCGCGAACGATCATGCCGTTCTGTTCAAGGAACAGCACGAGATCCTTCGCCTTCGCACCGATGTGGACGCAAATGAAGTTACCCTGAGTCGGCAACACTTTGAAACCGAGCGATTCAAACTCCGGAGTCAGATACTTGATGCCTTCGGCATTGAGTTCGAGCGTACGCTTGACGTGTTCCTTGTCGGAAAGGGCGGCAATTGCAGCCACTT
This portion of the uncultured Fibrobacter sp. genome encodes:
- the hisN gene encoding histidinol-phosphatase; translation: MAATAENQELLKIALKAADLAQENIMKYFQASVGVEWKKDNTPVTVADKSSEEIARKFWEKETPGFGVIGEEFGIENPDAEYQWVIDPIDGTKAFIHGVPLFGTLIALYRKGTPIASLIRIPAMNTAVWAVKDGGAFLDGKPVNCSKVATLSESLVLSGTVNTMETAGYGEKYAAVRRAAKLHRGWGDCYGYYLVAAGRAELMIDPVVSLWDIAPYPLLFKEAGGKFSTIDGITDLFDASGKPVAPIYEGYTSMASNGLIHDEVAKIMSAK